A window from Scheffersomyces stipitis CBS 6054 chromosome 7, complete sequence encodes these proteins:
- a CDS encoding predicted protein codes for MGFLAELLNAFVRDVDISIDFDMDLEEFSNWIINATNSGLPNDASLRKTAYDLNAECNSQAFCLSFSENDSASPETIELKFIQAKTLQIAKYFNDIHAFSGLFKEVHSYTTFLPWFKGLVESYRYYWVNYGSLNAGSVNFDQFLRLDSYSDQFDIMIEPLNKDAYSDKLSVSNWFKNVILPLINYNNNNFGPLLNWLFLEETVVLSQPASRKYDIWNKALKAIIEYPSIGFNDFKDVISYFLASCYYFALYHENSDRILTSEVIKKYDLIKDTLALLWTEKEAPSFDIQVSELPAYASFIEFLKTESNPLRPLFEPTGSSIVALSEIIDTCQSLYPINKLSIARYLELKNPSSAHDDKGKEVRKIIANVNPGNYNSLLSSAKLFYGKFVEDNDVEKTKVKEIVLERLLFANLFEVVSELYSTPEFRLPVNNYYTLISDKFWDSFNNSSSLNEKIGRFKDANNCVNLFDSISADPELEPENKDQIIRIKHLLKAIFNIKNFKLSLEKGKPFTPFQLVDKFRNVGQFAVGEKSTPLDLITIILEQNAKSYLAFEKLYKILNDLLLFFEDGTHESDTHYFNKLKSACIESSLVANDFQFAYAQSMGLFDHYVKSDSNLNDIWLTFYQVGKYVSPLWFDDDSYQEERIQILCKQREILSRTIQIIQPNSLTSDNSKVILSQWERVNSQIEEHYTMTDNLGYMANELISDATATTNKTSEKLSNLFVSGLGWAIGANQQQ; via the exons ATGGGATTCCTAGCGGAGTTGCTCAATGCATTTGTTAGAGAtgttgatatcagcatagATTTCGATATGGATCTAGAGGAATTCTCCAATTGGATCATTAATGCTACCAACTCCGGTTTGCCCAATGACGCATCACTTAGAAAGACAGCTTACGATCTCAACGCCGAATGCAACAGTCAGGCATTCTGTCTCCTGTTTTCTGAAAACGACTCTGCTTCTCCAGAAACCATCGAGTTGAAATTCATACAGGCCAAGACCTTACAGATCGCgaaatacttcaacgatATCCATGCATTCTCAGGACTTTTTAAAGAAGTCCATAGTTATACAACATTTTTACCTTGGTTCAAAGGTCTTGTAGAACTGTACCGTTACTACTGGGTCAACTATGGCTCTCTCAATGCTGGCTCTGTAAATTTTGACCAGTTTCTTCGTTTAGACTCTTACTCAGACCAGTTCGACATCATGATTGAACCGTTGAATAAAGACGCCTACAGCGACAAGTTATCTGtttccaattggttcaagaaCGTTATTTTACCATTAATTAACTataacaacaacaatttcGGCCCATTGTTGAACTGGCTTtttttggaagaaactGTTGTACTTTCGCAGCCAGCTTCTAGAAAGTACGACATTTGGAACAAGGCTCTTAAGGCAATTATAGAGTATCCCAGTATAGGCTTCAATGACTTTAAGGATGTAATTCTGTATTTCCTAGCAAGCTGCTATTATTTTGCACTCTACCACGAGAACTCTGACCGAATACTTACCAGTGAAGTCATCAAGAAATACGATTTGATCAAAGATACATTGGCCTTGTTATGGACAGAAAAGGAAGCGCCATCATTTGACATACAGGTGTCTGAGCTTCCTGCCTATGCTTCTTTTATTGAATTCCTAAAGACAGAGAGCAATCCCTTGAGACCACTATTTGAACCTACAGGCAGTTCTATCGTAGCATTAAGTGAAATCATCGATACTTGCCAATCGTTGTATCCTATAAACAAGCtttcaattgcaagatacttggaattgaagaatccaAGTTCAGCCCACGACGACAAGGGCAAAGAAGTGAGGAAAATCATTGCAAATGTAAATCCTGGCAACTACAACAGCTTGTTGAGCTCTGCTAAATTGTTTTATGGCAAATTTGTAGAAGACAATGATGTAGAAAAAACAAAGGTCAAGGAAATAGTCCTTGAAAGATTGCTCTTCGCCAACttgtttgaagttgttctgGAATTGTACTCGACCCCAGAGTTCAGATTACCTGTTAATAATTACTATACTCTCATTTCAGACAAGTTTTGGGAttcgttcaacaattcttccaGTCTTAACGAAAAAATCGGAAGATTCAAGGATGCCAATAATTGTGTTAATCTCTTCGACTCAATTTCTGCAGATCCGGAATTGGAGCCAGAGAATAAGGATCAGATCATTCGCATCAAGCATTTATTGAAGGCtatattcaacatcaagaacttcaaactttctttggaaaaggGGAAACCTTTCACACCATTTCAATTAGTTGATAAATTTAGAAACGTGGGCCAGTTTGCAGTGGGAGAAAAGTCCACGCCACTTGACTTGATAACAATCATTTTGGAACAGAACGCCAAGTCATACTTGGCTTTTGAAAAGCtctacaagatcttgaacgatttgttattgttctttgaagatggaACACATGAGTCTGACACTCactacttcaacaagttgaagtccGCATGCATTGAGTCGTCATTGGTTGCTAACGATTTCCAGTTTGCCTATGCACAGAGTATGGGTTTATTCGATCACTATGTGAAGAGCGACAGCAACTTGAACGATATATGGTTGACATTCTACCAGGTTGGAAAGTATGTGTCGCCGTTGTGGTTTGACGATGACTCTTATCAAGAGGAAAGGATCCAGATTCTCTGCAAGCAACGAGAAATCTTGCTGAGAACCATACAGATTATTCAGCCTAACAGCTTGACGTCAGACAACAGCAAGGTGATCTTGAGCCAATGGGAAAGAGTCAATAGCCAGATCGAAGAGCATTACACTA TGACAGACAACCTTGGATATATGGCTAACGAATTGATCAGCGATGCTACGGCTACGACCAATAAAACCAGCGAAAAGTTGTCCAATCTCTTTGTTTCCGGATTGGGCTGGGCAATCGGAGCCAATCAACAGCAGTAG
- a CDS encoding mitochondrial 54S ribosomal protein YmL4: MSLRVSMRAFSLSSRVCARSGSKFSFGDLSKVKLRAPIIPTHKNFDVSPDHPLWAFFPEGNNTETALRSGDELDMNSREWTFAELRRKSFEDLHKLWYLTLKERNILAREVRLAESLRYSRTQQHDALDEKLVTVQKRIKQVLLERQVAHERVQTFTQQQQQYLTEFEERYLNASEHEIVSFNEKLVRLQYAFFGIEPQLQDYDLEDINIKFVEGLSFVANLKVKRYLKQNPAQEQEFELPLNGVVEELPFLLRNVTEAIEEVKALRQSGESVKLDKIDVFPFLRSALSNAIEQEELDQ, encoded by the coding sequence ATGTCGTTACGTGTATCTATGAGAGCATTTCTGTTGCTGAGCCGTGTTTGTGCAAGAAGTGGCAGCAAGTTCTCGTTCGGCGATTTGAGCAAAGTCAAGTTGAGAGCTCCTATTATACCTACCCATAAGAATTTTGATGTTTCACCAGATCACCCATTGTGGGCCTTCTTCCCAGAGGGAAACAACACTGAAACGGCTCTTCGATCCGGTGACGAACTCGACATGAACTCACGTGAATGGACGTTTGCCGAATTGCGTCGTAAATCGTTTGAAGACTTGCACAAGTTGTGGTACTTAactttgaaagaaagaaatatatTAGCCAGAGAAGTCAGATTGGCAGAGTCCTTGCGATACTCTAGAACACAACAGCACGATGCCCTTGATGAGAAGTTGGTCACTGTGCAAAAGAGAATCAAACAGGTCCTATTGGAAAGACAGGTAGCCCATGAGAGAGTGCAGACATTCAcacaacagcaacagcagtaCTTGACAGAGTTCGAGGAAAGATACCTCAATGCCAGCGAACACGAGATAGTATCATTCAACGAAAAGTTGGTCAGATTGCAATACGCTTTCTTTGGTATCGAACCACAGTTGCAGGATTACGATCTTGAGgacatcaacatcaagtttgTAGAAGGTTTGTCGTTTGTAGCCAACTTGAAAGTCAAAAGATACTTGAAACAAAACCCAgcacaagaacaagaatttgaGTTGCCCTTGAACGgcgttgttgaagaacttccaTTCTTGTTGCGTAACGTAACTGAAGCCATCGAAGAAGTCAAGGCTTTGAGACAATCGGGCGAGTCGgtgaagttggacaagatcGACGTATTCCCATTCTTGAGACTGGCTCTTTCCAACGCCATCGAACAGGAGGAGTTGGACCAATAA
- a CDS encoding predicted protein produces MGGRIHGFLGGVLLTSAFAYYTGEYIRKNEQFVSQQLRSANNIIQNKILTDRDLINESVPKSSHSISTQRVSVTETAKDIWNDEIIKMVNWVYSINWYQAGLTADRKVLEFADKLVASVSEKK; encoded by the coding sequence ATGGGAGGAAGAATCCACGGGTTCCTCGGAGGTGTATTGCTCACTTCAGCTTTTGCATATTACACTGGAGAATATATCCGCAAAAACGAACAATTTGTGTCTCAGCAATTGAGATCGGCCAACAATATCATACAGAATAAAATTCTCACTGACAGagacttgatcaacgaGTCCGTGCCAAAGTCATCGCATTCTATCTCCACTCAGCGTGTGAGTGTTACGGAAACAGCCAAGGACATCTGGAAtgatgaaatcatcaagaTGGTCAATTGGGTGTATTCTATAAATTGGTACCAGGCTGGACTTACTGCCGATAGAAAAGTATTAGAGTTTGCTGATAAGCTCGTGGCCTCGGTGTCTGAGAAAAAGTAA
- a CDS encoding mitochondrial 54S ribosomal protein YmL8 (go_component intracellular; ribosome~go_function structural constituent of ribosome~go_process protein biosynthesis) — protein sequence MPSLQKFHANVARHVKSMDKNLTANLIRHEYIVTTRTKAKRVQAKAETFLADALHRNDKIAQDQPINSKIVANRALNFLQPPDKFEVGSKIIQELAPRYQQRRSGFTRIIKLEPRLGEDKAPMSVIELVDSEYEIKFWYTAKIVARLELQGLKVDDITQLNVQKLTKFRPEGEKEFAAAVETCKVEFFKYDPETQQVTDPEALKNLENLPVNLEYYGGDLSGSLVASKRFKTQPRPEKEQAEIPVSPFVAK from the coding sequence ATGCCTTCACTCCAGAAGTTCCACGCTAACGTGGCCCGTCACGTGAAGCTGATGgacaagaacttgacaGCAAACTTGATCCGTCACGAATACATAGTCACGACCAGAACCAAAGCGAAGCGAGTTCAAGCCAAGGCAGAGACGTTTTTAGCTGATGCACTCCACAGAAATGACAAAATCGCTCAGGATCAACCGATTAACTCCAAAATCGTAGCAAACAGAGCATTGAACTTCTTACAGCCACCTGACAAGTTCGAAGTAGGGTCCAAAATCATACAAGAACTCGCTCCCAGATACCAGCAAAGAAGATCGGGGTTCACCAGAATCATAAAGTTGGAACCTCGTTTGGGTGAGGACAAGGCACCCATGTCTGTGATCGAGTTGGTAGACTCAGAATACGAAATCAAGTTCTGGTACACTGCCAAAATCGTAGCCAGATTAGAATTGCAAGGGTTGAAAGTTGACGACATCACCCAGTTGAACGTGCAAAAATTAACGAAGTTCAGACCAGAGGGAGAAAAGGAGTTTGCTGCAGCTGTCGAAACCTGTAAAgtcgaattcttcaaatacgATCCAGAAACACAACAAGTTACAGACCCAGAAGCGTTGAAGAACTTAGAAAACTTGCCTGTGAATTTGGAATACTACGGTGGAGATCTCTCTGGGTCCTTGGTAGCTTCCAAGAGGTTTAAGACACAACCTAGACCCGAAAAGGAACAGGCAGAGATCCCAGTCTCGCCTTTCGTGGCCAAATAG
- the LPD1 gene encoding FAD flavoprotein (dihydrolipoamide dehydrogenase; contains a pair of redox-active cysteines involved in the transfer of reducing equivalents from the FAD cofactor to the substrate~go_component cytoplasm~go_function disulfide oxidoreductase activity; oxidoreductase activity~go_process electron transport~go_component cytoplasm~go_function disulfide oxidoreductase activity; oxidoreductase activity~go_process electron transport) produces the protein MAQFVRYASTKYDVVVIGGGPGGYVAAIKAAQLGYNTACIEKRGALGGTCLNVGCIPSKSLLNNSHLYHQIKHDSENRGIAIDGEVSVNFPKLMEAKEKAVKQLTGGIEMLFKKNKVTYIKGSGAFVDEKKVSVTPIDGSEELELEADHFIVATGSEPTPFPGITIDEERIVTSTGVLALKEIPKRLSIIGGGIIGLEMASVYSRLGSEVTVIEFQNAIGAGMDAEVAKTSQKLLAKQGLKFKLGTKVVSGVRDGEVVKIEVEDVKSGKKEDLEADVLLVAIGRRPYTEGLALEKAGLELDNKGRLVIDSQYRTKHDHIRVIGDVTFGPMLAHKAEEEGIAAAEYIKHGHGHVNYGNIPSVMYTHPEVAWVGLNEEQLKEQGIKYKVGKFPFIANSRAKTNLDTDGFVKFLADAETQRVLGVHIVGPNAGEMIAEAGLALEYGASTEDIARTCHAHPTLSEAFKEAALSTFDKPINF, from the coding sequence ATGGCCCAATTCGTCAGATATGCCTCCACTAAGTATGATGTCGTAGTTATTGGAGGTGGTCCAGGAGGCTACGTCGCTGCCATCAAAGCCGCCCAACTCGGTTACAACACTGCTTGTATCGAGAAGAGAGGTGCATTGGGAGGTACTTGTTTGAATGTCGGATGTATTCCCTCGAAGTCTCTTTTGAACAACTCCCATTTGTATCATCAAATCAAGCACGATTCTGAAAACCGAGGCATTGCCATTGATGGTGAGGTTTCTGTCAACTTTCCAAAGTTAATGGAAGCTAAAGAGAAAGCCGTCAAGCAATTGACCGGCGGTATTGAgatgttgttcaagaagaataagGTTACCTATATCAAGGGATCGGGAGCTTTCGTAGATGAGAAGAAGGTTAGCGTCACACCAATTGATGGTTCGGAAGAATTAGAACTTGAAGCCGACCACTTCATTGTCGCTACCGGTTCTGAGCCTACTCCATTCCCTGGAATTACTATcgacgaagaaagaatcgTCACTTCTACCGGTGTCTTGGCCTTGAAGGAAATCCCTAAGAGATTGTCCATCATCGGAGGTGGTATCATTGGTTTGGAAATGGCTTCTGTCTACTCTAGACTCGGTTCCGAAGTCACTGTGATCGAGTTCCAGAACGCTATTGGTGCTGGTATGGATGCTGAAGTCGCCAAGACGTCccagaagttgttggcCAAGCAAGGtttgaagttcaagttgggcaCGAAGGTCGTGTCTGGTGTCAGAGATGGCGAAGTCGTTAAGATCGAAGTGGAAGACGTCAAGTCAGgcaagaaggaagacttggaagccGATGTTTTGTTAGTTGCTATTGGCAGAAGACCATATACCGAAGGTTTAGCTCTCGAAAAGGCCGGTTTGGAACTCGACAACAAGGGTAGATTGGTGATCGACTCTCAGTACAGAACTAAGCACGACCACATTAGAGTCATTGGTGACGTTACCTTCGGCCCAATGTTGGCCCATAaggctgaagaagaaggcattgCTGCTGCCGAATACATCAAGCACGGCCACGGCCATGTTAACTACGGCAACATCCCCTCCGTCATGTACACTCACCCGGAAGTCGCCTGGGTCGGTCTCAAcgaagaacaattgaaggaaCAGGGCATTAAGTACAAGGTTGGTAAGTTCCCATTCATTGCCAACTCCAGAGCTAAAACCAACTTGGATACCGACGGCTTTGTCAAATTTCTTGCCGATGCCGAGACTCAAAGAGTATTGGGTGTTCACATAGTTGGTCCAAACGCCGGGGAAATGATTGCTGAAGCCGGTTTGGCCTTAGAATATGGTGCCTCTACTGAAGACATCGCCAGAACATGCCATGCCCACCCAACTTTGTCTGAAGCCTTCAAGGAAGCTGCCTTGTCCACTTTCGACAAACCTATCAACTTCTGA
- a CDS encoding predicted protein — protein sequence MLDVQFRHLRSAVTYLGLGLRGFHSSEGLFNSNLRGYLRSGTTKYRKQKADRTTKDGVAKQPSRLLKYDPNAQIADFTTFGVFPFLQKKLNDFLLPETQKTNAIPDFNASPTPDQKRILSVLKSGHNLLINGGFQTGKSIAMLTYCIEQTLSTTPAFDHHNRPDRVQSLIIVPTDELVNRYATYTRYLLKDIPPNCCPKRLVASSSSQRKTVYTLERGPMNLAFLSHDSKPQFYSTNVDSHNVGVPNIVVTTAASLEKAIQGQLNLEPSALQDLKFIGVDELDIFLSTTSIGEWDVVVQEGNKNKYVNKIEKMIQKLKSDSISCYSDSLTNDLERVEKKHYFKMSSESSFNYSEIVINNRIDDVKSFIANEFKGTSKPDSSLLKKLIKLKRKNLYKPIQYCFLNSAKSNQAYNFGNLPSLSKPEDNDLLISFVDKALRLTNSQKKWKENERRLFQVENFSIPNNAILDNSGKTVFGGIINAYILNSSKSKVKDVQLENEVRDDLSFGDWKNLEKTYLRSKLKQISALNEDNYVSVVYETLCIAKKLGITKPFLIMIPEGVDNSMVAASLQQFGNIGKISCLSSGTVHEESHVIAHPSQLLGNTIPCVSNILVVGIESLLPEFALGKKATCTTKDNIPGLVDPVSDLSIFYLSRLLSSPSSVPKNLIFAISNWNLDPQDIQVTNDLNKLSRSMAFNGLLNHVRLKKTSSN from the coding sequence atgttggatGTGCAATTCAGGCATCTAAGAAGTGCAGTTACTTACCTTGGGTTAGGTTTACGAGGTTTTCACTCTTCTGAAGGccttttcaattcaaatttgaGAGGATATTTGCGAAGTGGAACTACAAAATACAGAAAACAGAAAGCAGACAGAACAACTAAAGATGGAGTAGCAAAACAACCCTCTAGGTTGTTAAAGTACGATCCGAATGCCCAAATTGCGGATTTCACAACTTTTGGAGTGTTTCCATTtttgcagaagaaattgaacgaTTTTCTTTTGCCAGAAACTCAGAAGACAAATGCAATCCCCGATTTCAACGCTTCTCCTACTCCAGACCAGAAGAGGATTCTTTCCGTTCTTAAAAGTGGCCACAACTTGCTAATAAACGGAGGCTTTCAAACCGGCAAATCTATTGCAATGTTGACATATTGTATCGAACAGACTCTTTCAACTACCCCAGCATTTGATCATCATAATAGACCGGACAGAGTTCAAAGTTTGATTATCGTCCCCACAGATGAACTAGTCAACAGGTACGCTACATATACAAGGTATCTTTTGAAGGATATCCCTCCCAATTGCTGTCCCAAGCGTTTAGTAGCTTCTTCGAGTAGCCAAAGAAAAACTGTCTACACTCTTGAAAGAGGGCCCATGAATCTTGCGTTTCTCTCCCACGACAGCAAACCACAATTTTATAGTACTAATGTAGACAGTCACAATGTCGGAGTTCCAAACATAGTAGTTACTACTGCTGCCCTGTTGGAAAAAGCCATCCAGGGTCAGTTAAATTTGGAACCAAGcgctcttcaagatctcaaATTTATTGGTGTTGACGAACTTGatatctttcttctgacaACTAGTATCGGCGAGTGGGATGTCGTAGTTCAGGAAGGAAACAAGAATAAGTATGTTAACAAGATCGAGAAGATGattcagaagttgaagtcgGATCTGATATCGTGTTATTCAGATAGCCTCACGAACGATCTTGAACGAGTTGAAAAGAAGCATTACTTTAAGATGtcatctgaatcttcttttaACTATTCAGAAATAGTCATAAATAACAGAATTGACGATGTGAAAAGTTTCATTGCTAATGAATTTAAAGGTACCTCGAAACCAGATCTGTCGTTGCTCAAAAAGCttatcaaattgaagagaaagaacttgtACAAACCAATCCAGTACTGTTTCCTCAATAGTgccaaatcaaatcaaGCATACAATTTCGGAAATCTTCCATCGCTTTCAAAGCCTGAAGATAATGACCTTTTGATCTCATTCGTAGATAAAGCTTTAAGGCTCACGAATTCTCAGAAAAAGTGGAAGGAAAATGAAAGGCGTCTATTTCAAGTAGAAAATTTCAGTATCCCTAACAATGCGATATTGGACAACTCTGGCAAGACAGTCTTTGGAGGAATTATAAATGCTTACATATTAAATTCTTCGAAGTCTAAAGTTAAAGATGTGcaacttgaaaatgaagttcGCGATGATCTCTCATTCGGAGATTGGAAAAACCTTGAGAAAACGTATCTAAGactgaagttgaaacaaaTATCAGCATTGAATGAAGACAATTACGTTTCAGTCGTCTATGAGACACTTTGTATAGCCAAAAAGTTGGGTATAACGAAACCCTTCCTTATTATGATACCCGAAGGAGTGGATAATTCAATGGTTGCTGCTAGCTTGCAACAGTTCGGTAATATTGGAAAGATCTCTTGTTTGTCAAGTGGTACAGTACACGAGGAGTCTCATGTCATAGCCCATCCTTCTCAACTTTTGGGAAATACAATACCTTGTGTTTCTAATATCCTAGTTGTTGGAATCGAGAGTTTACTCCCAGAGTTTGCATTGGGAAAGAAGGCCACATGTACCACTAAGGATAACATTCCTGGACTTGTTGATCCCGTCTCTGATCTCTCCATCTTTTATCTTTCGAGATTGCTTAGCTCTCCGTCCTCAGTTCCtaagaatttgatttttGCAATTAGCAACTGGAACTTGGATCCACAAGACATTCAAGTAACAAACGATCTCAACAAACTCTCTCGCTCAATGGCATTCAATGGTCTTCTAAATCATGTCCGCCTCAAGAAAACCTCAAGTAATTAG
- the TSC10 gene encoding 3-ketosphinganine reductase (go_function oxidoreductase activity~go_process metabolism): protein MWFSTSNFPVSGKVALIIGASQGIGADLALKLYERDCSCILVARTASKLKQQIERIEKSVGKKENTSLSYLAHDVSDYDQCVELWDQIVDSHHQDPDVIFCCAGSSVPKLFNDLTGAEIQSGITTNYNTAVNVVHAGFKKVLATNPKLAFNKHKHRHVILFSSVASFYGFIGYAQYAPMKAAIQSLSIVLRQELGPYNYRVSCVFPGNFMSEGFVEEQKTKPEITITIEGPSSPIPGEECAELIINKLSKGYDTVTTDFIGWLLGCSVLGVLPRTWGLFQVIVSFLFSIFAPLANWIVYRDIIKYFKKRQLEIESEAVDEDEESHKKK, encoded by the coding sequence ATGTGGTTCAGTACTTCTAATTTTCCCGTGTCCGGAAAAGTCGCCTTGATAATAGGTGCATCCCAGGGAATTGGAGCAGACCTAGCACTTAAGCTCTACGAACGAGATTGTTCGTGTATTCTCGTTGCAAGAACGGCCTCCAAACTCAAGCAGCAGATCGAGAGAATAGAGAAAAGTGTAGGCAAAAAGGAAAATACCTCATTGCTGTATTTGGCACATGACGTTTCTGACTACGATCAATGTGTAGAACTCTGGGATCAGATTGTAGATTCTCACCATCAGGATCCAGACGTTATTTTCTGTTGTGCTGGATCTTCAGTACCCAAATTATTCAACGATTTGACTGGAGCCGAGATCCAGTCTGGGATAACCACCAACTACAACACCGCCGTAAACGTTGTCCATGCCGGGTTTAAAAAGGTTTTGGCTACAAATCCCAAGCTTGCTTTCAACAAACATAAGCATAGACATGTCATTTTGTTTTCGTCCGTAGCCAGTTTCTACGGCTTCATTGGCTATGCCCAGTATGCGCCCATGAAAGCTGcgattcaatctctttCCATAGTGCTTCGTCAGGAATTGGGACCTTACAACTATCGAGTTTCATGTGTCTTTCCTGGCAACTTTATGTCTGAAGGATTCGTAGAAGAGCAAAAGACAAAACCAGAGATAACTATAACAATTGAAGGACCAAGTTCTCCTATTCCAGGTGAAGAATGTGCCGAACTAATTATAAACAAGCTCAGCAAGGGTTACGATACCGTAACTACGGACTTCATTGGCTGGTTGTTGGGCTGTTCTGTCTTGGGAGTCTTGCCCAGAACATGGGGATTATTCCAGGTGATAGTgagttttcttttcctgaTCTTTGCACCTTTGGCTAATTGGATTGTATATCGAGATATCATCAAGtatttcaagaagagacaGCTTGAAATAGAGTCAGAGGCTgttgacgaagacgaagaaagccataagaagaagtag
- a CDS encoding predicted protein, whose protein sequence is MSFVNTKQQRLIEDSVTNHVKYYDKITANYLKLRQSIFKLNASITKQLSEENSIVSDENKVEVYQLRFELDRAIEAYTSHLQELERNLVIAKDIKPPYRSEANSEFKTLQEKEQQLTEEIKDIQEVQKPRLDKMMSLVKSFDSNSKSNTARAMNPYRLRDLDKNEKVTEVDLRNLLFTHEEIVTLFDDVTVNLKNGNENEDHFSLKAQAIEQLNNNKIFEKVADSKYYYKLHRSQLRDVSASMAVHDYDELINTTIAEITALTKQGNDKKENWNKNAHKLEAIKNLLDDMDLEMDSSM, encoded by the coding sequence atgtcaTTTGTGAATACGAAACAACAGCGACTCATAGAAGATTCTGTCACAAACCATGTCAAGTACTACGACAAAATCACAGCCAACTACTTAAAGTTGAGACAGTCGATCTTTAAGTTAAACGCATCGATTACCAAACAGTTGTCCGAAGAAAACAGCATTGTTTCCGATGAGAACAAGGTCGAGGTCTACCAGTTACGATTTGAACTCGACAGAGCCATAGAGGCATACACTTCACATCTACAGGAGTTGGAAAGAAACCTTGTAATAGCTAAAGATATAAAGCCACCGTACAGAAGTGAGGCTAATAGCGAGTTCAAGACGTTACAAGAAAAGGAGCAGCAGTTGACggaagaaatcaaggataTCCAGGAAGTTCAGAAACCACGCTTGGACAAGATGATGCTGTTGGTTAAAAGTTTTGATTCTAATAGCAAAAGTAATACTGCCAGGGCGATGAACCCCTATAGACTCCGagacttggacaagaatGAGAAAGTGACAGAAGTAGATTTACGTAACTTGTTATTCACCCACGAAGAGATTGTAACACTTTTTGACGACGTCACTGTGAATTtaaaaaatggaaatgaaaacgaagacCATTTCAGCTTGAAGGCTCAGGCTATCGagcaattgaacaataacaagatctttgaaAAGGTGGCCGATCTGAAATACTATTATAAATTGCATAGGTCACAGCTTCGTGACGTTTCGGCATCGATGGCAGTCCACGACTATGACGAACTCATAAACACCACGATAGCAGAGATAACAGCTCTTACCAAACAAGGAAAtgacaagaaagagaactGGAACAAAAATGCTCACAAATTGGAGGCAATCAAGAATCTTTTAGATGATATGGATTTAGAGATGGATCTGTCGATGTAA
- a CDS encoding predicted protein (go_component nucleus; small nucleolar ribonucleoprotein complex), with protein sequence MSTIRTESQQQEPLDLIRFQLDEFVLVKLRGAREMKGRLQGYDSHCNMVLSEAEEYIYSAGDEETVVKKTEMVFVRGDSVILISPISE encoded by the coding sequence ATGTCAACTATCAGAACAGAACTGCAGCAGCAGGAACCGTTAGACTTGATCAGATTCCAGTTGGACGAGTTTGTGCTTGTCAAGTTGAGAGGAGCTCGTGAAATGAAAGGAAGACTTCAGGGCTACGATTCCCATTGCAACATGGTGTTGAGCGAAGCCGAAGAGTATATTTATTCTGCTGGAGACGAAGAGACTGTAGTTAAGAAAACAGAGATGGTTTTTGTCAGAGGAGACTCGGTCATCTTGATAAGTCCTATTTCtgaatga